AGAGGTTCTCTCTGTACAGGTCGCTCCAAGACATCTCTCTTAATAAGACCCATGTCGTTCGACTTTAGTTCGCATTTAGTCAATGCTCTGCACCGCCGTGATCAAAAAATTAATCTCGTACGCGGCATTGCAGAGGAGTCATCACATGATAGAGAAGCCAGCGCTACTCCGTCCCACTCTGGATGTTGTGTTTAAGATGTTATTTGCGCGCAAACGCGGTCATGGCGCTTTGATTGGCCTACTAAACGCCATCTTAAAACCGGCGAGTAAGATAACGTCGGTTGAGGTGCAAAATCCTCACATCCCTAAGCTGCTGATTGACGACAAGGGTACGATTCTGGATATCCATGTCAAACTAGATGACGGCACCTTGCTCGATATCGAGATGCAGATGGCTCCGCATGAGTCCTTGGCCAAGCGCGCCCTTTACTACGCCTCAAGGATGTACGCTACGGAGCTTGGGGCGGGAGATTTTTATAGCCTGCTTAGGCCGGTGATCGTTATTTTCCTCCTAGCCGAGGATCTCTTTCCCGCCAGGCCAGATGAATTTGCGGTGGGATTTTCGCTGCATCAGGACGACGACGGTCCAGCGGTCTTTAAGGCGGAGCTAAGTGGTCAGATGCAGATCAAGTTTTACGAGATCGGGAAGGCCTTTCGTCTTTGGCAGACAAGACAACTCCCGCCCGATGATGTAAGTCTAGGAGCATGGCTAGGCTTTCTGGCCGACCCATCTAGCCAGTCAGTAGAGGAGGCGTGTATGTCGATCCCAGAGCTCAAAGACGCCAAAGTCGCCTTAGAAGAACTTTCCGCCGAGGACGAGGCCCGCGAAATTGCTCGCATCCGCGAGAAGTCCCGGCTTCACTGGGACTCGCTCATGGACGAAGCTAGGCGTAAGGGTAAGGCCGAGGGTAAGGAAGATGCCAGCCTAGCTTTTCTGAAGGCGCTACTTACCGCGCCCGAGACAAACAAGCTGCCTGATGCCAAGGTCGCCGAATTAACTGGGCTGCCTTTGGACGTTGTGATCAAGTT
This sequence is a window from Deltaproteobacteria bacterium. Protein-coding genes within it:
- a CDS encoding Rpn family recombination-promoting nuclease/putative transposase; this encodes MLCTAVIKKLISYAALQRSHHMIEKPALLRPTLDVVFKMLFARKRGHGALIGLLNAILKPASKITSVEVQNPHIPKLLIDDKGTILDIHVKLDDGTLLDIEMQMAPHESLAKRALYYASRMYATELGAGDFYSLLRPVIVIFLLAEDLFPARPDEFAVGFSLHQDDDGPAVFKAELSGQMQIKFYEIGKAFRLWQTRQLPPDDVSLGAWLGFLADPSSQSVEEACMSIPELKDAKVALEELSAEDEAREIARIREKSRLHWDSLMDEARRKGKAEGKEDASLAFLKALLTAPETNKLPDAKVAELTGLPLDVVIKFRAETK